From Uloborus diversus isolate 005 chromosome 8, Udiv.v.3.1, whole genome shotgun sequence, a single genomic window includes:
- the LOC129228398 gene encoding acetylcholinesterase-1-like (The sequence of the model RefSeq protein was modified relative to this genomic sequence to represent the inferred CDS: added 14 bases not found in genome assembly), with protein sequence MFKVSFLKIFVASLWILCFLVANVPCDEMNEESDRISVPTTARTKQGNVEGRIVSFRGIPVREFLGVPYAKPPLGQRRFKKPEPMDSWSGTRKAVNQPPACTQITDNPFPWYDFEPGKSEDCLYLNIWAPAGPWARNKAVMYWMFGGGYFIGSIRKPIYDGRAIAARGDIIVVTVSYRLGSFGFLTSGTEDAPGNIGIWDSLAGLQWVKDNIRAFGGNPNKITLAGESAGAVTAGLLSVSPLARGLYVGQIMESASPAWLITENKTMNLGKSQQVAQLVGCANQSYTIEDHPQEVVACLRDVDALELSKAETSLIPHSSRSYLPTYGDEIIPQNARIAIAQGNFQRNPVLIGNNKDEGAFQISTSNPDLYGFFGEKNPNISKSQAKEMLRNIFTSFDFPDPDAAVNFYLPDSIEEDEYDLSRRQLYTGSGDFSLLCPTVYFAESFASRGSDVYFYFFTKRPSTTPWAPWLGVTHFEEVQFVFGSPLKNPQDYEAGETTLSAEIIQNWSRFVKNGRPSRTWPKYSRENPILRILDVGSNKTGMGPHRDHCDFFRPYFGF encoded by the exons ATTTTTGTCGCATCTTTATGGATCCTGTGTTTCCTCGTCGCCAACGTTCCATGCGACGAAATGAACGAGGAGTCGGATAGGATTTCCGTCCCCACCACTGCCAGAACTAAACAAGGAAATGTGGAAGGTAGGATTGTGTCTTTCAGGGGCATACCTGTCCGAGAATTCCTTGGAGTGCCCTACGCCAAACCACCTCTAGGACAGAGACGATTCAAAAAACCGGAGCCTATGGACTCGTGGTCGGGCACACGCAAGGCTGTCAACCAACCTCCAGCATGTACCCAGATCACGGACAACCCGTTCCCCTGGTATGACTTCGAGCCGGGTAAGAGCGAAGATTGTCTGTACTTGAATATTTGGGCACCGGCAGGGCCCTGGGCCAGGAATAAAGCTGTCATGTACTGGATGTTCGGAGGAGGGTACTTCATCGGTTCCATTCGCAAGCCCATTTACGATGGCCGGGCTATCGCAGCTAGAGGAGACATCATAGTGGTCACCGTCAGTTATCGTCTGGGTTCTTTTGGATTTCTGACTTCTGGAACTGAAGATGCACCAGGCAATATAG GAATATGGGACTCTCTGGCTGGTCTGCAGTGGGTCAAAGACAACATCCGCGCCTTCGGTGGAAATCCAAACAAAATTACACTTGCCGGAGAAAGTGCTGGAGCCGTCACTGCCGGACTCTTATCCGTCTCTCCCCTGGCACGAGGGCTCTATGTTGGTCAGATAATGGAAAGCGCATCGCCTGCTTGGCTCATCACCGAAAACAAGACCATGAACTTGGGCAAGAGTCAACAAGTAGCCCAGCTAGTGGGCTGTGCCAATCAGTCCTACACCATCGAGGACCATCCGCAAGAGGTCGTCGCCTGTCTCAGAG ATGTGGATGCTCTGGAACTGAGCAAGGCGGAAACGAGCCTGATCCCTCACTCTTCCAGGAGCTACCTACCTACCTATGGCGACGAAATCATCCCACAGAATGCCAGGATAGCTATTGCTCAGGGCAATTTCCAGAGGAATCCTGTCCTAATCGGAAACAACAAAGACGAAGGAGCCTTCCAG ATCTCGACCAGTAACCCTGACCTGTACGGCTTTTTCGGCGAGAAAAACCCGAATATCAGCAAGAGCCAAGCCAAGGAGATGCTACGAAACATCTTCACCAGCTTCGATTTCCCGGATCCGGATGCTGCTGTGAACTTCTACTTGCCGGACAGTATCGAGGAAGACGAATACGATCTGTCCAGGCGCCAGCTCTACACGGGATCCGGTGATTTTTCGCTGCTCTGTCCCACCGTGTACTTCGCAGAGAGCTTCGCCTCAAGGGGCAGCGACGTCTACTTCTATTTCTTCACAAAGCGCCCCAGCACGACTCCCTGGGCGCCTTGGCTGGGTGTAACCCATTTTGAAGAGGTCCAGTTCGTATTCGGATCTCCTCTGAAAAATCCTCAGGACTACGAAGCGGGAGAAACTACTCTGAGTGCGGAAATCATACAGAACTGGTCTCGATTTGTGAAGAATG